GTGGGGTCTCTCTGCTACAAGCCGATCTTCGCCTCGGGTGCCTCCACGGTCTCGCCGCTCTTCCGTCTGCTCGATACCTTCCGCGGAACCCTCATCATCGACGAGGGCGACATCCGCGTGTCGGACGAGAAGGCGGAGGTTGTGAAGATCTTGAACAACGGCAATGCCCGCGGCTTCCCCGTGCTGCGCAGCCAGGCCTCCGAGAAAGGCGAGTTCAACCCGCGAGCCTACCAGGTCTTCGGACCCAAGCTTGTCGCCACCCGCGGCTACTTCCAAGATCGGGCACTCGAGAGCCGGTTCATCACCGAAGAGATGGGCGGCAGGCGACTTCGCCACGACATCCCGATCAACCAACCGGTCGACGCCGAGGAAGAAGCCGGGCACATCCGCAACCAGCTCCTTCTCTTCCGCTTCCGGAACTGGGGAAAGCGTCTTCCCAACGAGAGTCTCGTTGATCGCTCGGTCGAGCCCCGGCTCAACCAGGTCTTCGTTCCGCTCCTCTCGGTGATCGATGATCCCGAGACGAAGCGCGAGCTCCACGATGTCGCGCGCCGCTACCACCGCGAGATCGTCGCTGAGCGCGCGATGGACACCGAAGCGCAGGTGCTCGAGGTGATCTCGGATCTCGCCGCCGCACCCAACGGGAGAGCGTCCGTGGGTGAGATCACGCGTCTCTTTACCGAGCGCCACGGCGAGGACTACGACCGGAAGGTCACCTCGAAGTGGATCGGCACGATCATTCGCAGACGCCTCGGCCTCCGGGCGCAGAAAAGCCACGGCAGTTTCGTGATCCCACCAGAAGAACTCTTGCGTCTCCCGCTCCTGCGCGAGAAGTACGGCCTCGACAGCGGAGAAGAGTTGGACAAACCCGACCGGGTGGACATGGGGGACATCGGGGATGTTGCGAAGGCAGCGTAGACGACAACGTCAATCGGTGAAACCACATTCTGCGTAGCGATTGGGCCACCCCATCCGTTATGTTTGATGTCCCCTACATCCCCATTGTCTACCCAGCCATCCATGTCTCTCGACTCGATTCACCAATCCACAGAAGTTTACGCTCTCGGCAACTTTCCCATCCTTACCCGCGATTGGATTTTGGCGGACCCTGAATCTGTATGGCGCACCAGGCAAGGCTCCCCAACTACCTTCGCGGCTCCCGGAAACGGGCCGGACTCTCGCAACGAGAGGTGGCGTTTCTGTTGGGATGTCGGTCCGCTGCCAAGGTCTCGCACTACGAACGGTTCCTTCGTGAGCCCACGCTCAAGAACGCCCTGCTCTGTGAGATCATCTTCGACACTCCAGTTCGTGAGCTCTTCGCGGGTGCCTTCGAGCAGGTGGAGAAGGATGCCCGTCGGCGTGCACACCTCCTCCGACTCCGGCTGAAGAAGAGACGCGATGACCCCCGGCTCGACCGCAAACTCGCGGCGTTCACGATCATCACGCGCCGACCGCCCGACGACCTCGATTACCGGCTCGAACCGCTTCCTTGAAGAAGCGGCTTCTTCGCGTGCTCGCGATCGATCTCAACACGAGAGGCTTCGGCTTCGTGGTCATCGAGGGATCGGATCACCTCATCGACTGGGGCCTTCGCGATATCCGCGAGGAGAAGGAACGAAACACTCTCGAGAAGGTCGACGACCTCATCCGGCTCTACCGGCCCTCCGTGATCGTCGTCGAGGATATTGACGATCCGAGTTCCCGGAGGGGGCCGCGGATCGAGAAGACGCTCCGCCAGGTCGCCGAACTCGCAACCCAGCGACGAGTCTCTCTTCGCAGGGTCTCGACCGCGAAGATGCGCGGCGTCTTCGCGCGCCAGGGCGCACGGAACAAACACGAAATCGCGGGCGTGATCGTCGCTCGCTTTCCGGAACTCGGCCTATACCGACCGCCAAAGCGCAGGCTCTGGATGAGCGAGGATCAGCGGCAGGCGGTGTTCGATGCGGCGGCAATGGTGGTCGGCTGTCCAAGCCCCACAGAGTGCGAAAACCCCAACCATGTTTGGTTGGGGTTGGGGAACTCTGCGGGGCCCGGGAGAACACCGAAGGCCCCGCAGAGCCCCCACCCAGGCCCCCATCCCAGGAAAGGGACGAGGATCTCCTTAAATCATTGATCTTACGGCGCTTTCTGTCAATACCTCCTTTTGACATCCGTTTCGCTGTTGACACGCCACCTTTCTGCTGCCATACAGTCCCCAAGACGTAACTTTCTAGAGCCTAGTTCGAAGCCGACACACCTAGCGAAAGGAGGATGCTGTGGCTGTCCAGATCAGAACGTAGAACCAGACACCCGTGGCCATGTCGCGCTGGTCGTAAGGGAGGAACGATCGGGTTCATCATGGCAGGAAACGAATTCGCAGAAGCGCATTTGCCGAAAGGGAGAACCAAATGCCGCGATGCCGCGATGAAGATGACGACCAGGATCGCGCACTCAGAAGCAGCCTCTCTCAGCTCTCCAAGGAGCAGATCGCGTTTCTTGAGAGGTTCCTCGATGGGACGATTGAGCAGCGACAGCTCGTACGCCGTGTTCTCGAGATCGATCCGAACCGAGCAGCTACTTCAGAGCACCTATCTGAGATTCTCGGAGCGGCTGCAGATAGCTGGGCTTGCTGGTCAGGTTTCGTCTCGGTCTATTCACGTGACGCACAGAAGACCGAAGCCACGCGTCGCATCATAACGACCCTCTTCAACGCGGGTGTAGAAGTTGAACCGCGCAGTGATTTTGATGCCATTAGCGAGTGGTTGAACCAGTTGATGGACGAACTCGTCCGATCGATCAAGCTTCATGCGGACCGAGGCTGGAGACTTCCCGAAGGGATTCTTCTCATCACGGCGGTGGCTAACAGCCGCCGCAAAACCAGAGCTACTGAGCAACTACGCATCGATGATGATGACTATGCACGCTTCGTCTTCATGCGTAGGCGAGTGTATCGAGCTCGCTGCTTCTCAATTCACGCCATTGCCCAGGCGCTAGAAATCGGTCCCCTTGAGGCGGCACGGATTAAGCGTCGAGCCTATCACCGGAGGCTTACGGATCAGCAAGTAGCAGCTCTATTGGGCATGAGCGTCGAAGAAATACTCACGCTCCTCACGCCAACACCCTCGGCGTTAACACTGAATGCCCTCTATGATCGCACAGGTTATTTGGATCGCCGCGTTCGTCGAGACTGCCCGACGGAGGAACCGGAAGGTGCGTCACCTGTAAAAGGTACCACGGCGACACTGCGGATAGCCGGCGGTACACTCGGCTCCGGACAAAAGATCATCACGGCTCACGATATCAAACATATCAACATGGCTGACATCTTCGCGACCCTCATACTCAAGTGCAAAACCGATAAGCCAGATGCGGAGTAAGAGCTATGCATGCGGCAACAGATGGCGCAACGGAACGCTTCGCTGAATTCTGTCGTACAAGCCTCGCGGTATCACGCTTCTTGAAGAGGCTTGGCTGTACTGTCGTCAATAAGCGGATCCTCTCGGAGGAACTGATCGGAGGACATATAGCAAGATATCCAAACATAGGCCTTTTTGACAATCAGCCACTACCGAAGGGCCTTCTTGCGGCAGTGGTAAAATGGAATCACTTGATCAATGGCAAGCAGCGATCACTTTTTGCGATTCTCGTTCGACCTTTGGCGGATCGTGTCATTCGTCGGTTCTGTATAGCTCACGAGCTTGGGCATATTTTTCTTCACGGAAAGCTCATGCGGCCTGGTATGCTTGTAGCAAAACCAGCCGAGAGCTGGTTTTTGGAGAGCAATGACACCAGAAGGTTATTGGAGATCGAGGCAAACGTCTTTGCACTACTGTGCCTTGCCCCGACAAGACTGATCACGGCGCTCGAAGAGGTCCAGGGACGACCGCCGACGGCTGTTGCCCTACAGAGCGCACTATCATGCGTGTATCACTGGTATGTGGATAGGACCCTCGCTCAAGAGCGCTTGTTGCTCCACGAGATTATGAGTGGAAACCCTCTGGAGGCGATGCGCCAAGGGCTACGGATGCGTAGAATTTTCGAGGAGCGCATCCTTCCGCATGGATCTTGGACTCTTGATGGACCAGAGGTGATGCAGCGTAAACAGGAAGCAAGAGAATTCCAAGTTTGCCAAGCAGAATCCGGGCAGCAGCATCTGAACGGCGGTGAGCGTCGAAAGTTGCGGGATATCCTACTGGCAGAAGGAGTTCTTGTTGAGAAAGGAGAGATAAGTGCCCCCCAAGGAGAAGACGACGTTTCTGCTCTCGCAGCAGGCCCTCGACCGCCTAGATGAACTTGCTCAGGAGCTTGGCGTGAGCCGAGCAGAGGTCGTACGCCGATCGATCGGCGTTTATGACTGGGTCATCGAGCAGCTTGCATCAAACAAAGAAGTGCTTTTGCGAGATACCGATGGAGAGATCAAGGGAGTTATTCTTGAGCCAGGACTGTTCCCCTCTCAGCGAGCCCGGAGCGGTGGCAGACGAACGGATGACGAGAGTGGGTTGAAGGTTGCGACTTCTGAAGTGGGAGAACATAGGGATGAACCTCCATCGCCGTGATGAATCAGGAAACAGAGGATCGAGGGAGCGATTAAGCACAGAGTGGGACGAGATGTGTGTGCCGCCGAAAGTCGCCGATCCTGTGCTGTGCAGCGAGGGGTGAAGTAAGTGGAACCTATTCGCGAGGAAATGCTCTCCAAGTGGGTTGACCGGCGGGTAGGCAAGGCGGAGTCGGCGGTAACGGAAGAAACGGCAAAGGAGCGCCGCCAAGGAGGAATCGCCTGGGTTGTAGCTCTTGGGTATATATTAACGGGGATACTGCTAACGATCGTGGTATTTGTCGTAGCAATAACAAAAGGAGACATAGAGAGCGCGATTAAGGCTGTTCCGGTTCTCGCTGGATATTGGGGATCGGCAATGGGTTTCGTTATGGGATACTATTTCCGCCAGGACACCCAGGGGGGCTGAGTGTTGTGCGGTACGGTCTACAGGTCGAGCGGACCAAAGATCGTGGAAGTGACGATACTGTATATGTGTCTGAGCATAAGGTGAAAGGAGGAATCAGATGAGTTCACGTGTTAGGTTTGTGGTAACGTTGGCAGGAGCGCTCTGGCTCGTAAGCGCTGACCGTCTTGCCTCCGCGACCGAAGGAGTGCTTACTCGCGATGCGTATACGTCATCAGTGTTTTCAACCACGAACAACGGGGCCGCCACTACTTGCCGTGTGAGCAGCAGCGAGCGCTGCTGGCTCCGCTTCTTCTTACCGCCGGTTCTTCCTGCTGGAACGACGGGTGCTGATGTCGCAAAGGCCACCATCAAAGTATGGGCGAACACCGTGTCAACGGGCGGTTCGTTCGATGTGTTCCGTGTGGTCGGTGAGTGGAATCAAGGGACCATCACGCACGCCAACGCGCCCCTGCTTGCGAGTTCACCAGTCGAGTCGAATGTGAGTGTGACCGGGCGCGGCTACACAATCATTGATGCCACGCAGCTCGTTCAGGGCTGGATAGATGGGACGAGCCCGAACGAGGGAGTCGCGCTCATTCGGTCCCCAGGTTCCACCCTCAACGTCCAGTTCGATAGCCGTGAGAACACGACAACGAGCCACGAAGCACGGCTCGACATCACCCTCGACATGAGCTTCGGGGTACCTGCGGGCGCCATCCTTCTTTCTGATGGCGTGTGCCCAACCGGCTTTAGCGCGGTAACAGGCTACGAGGGCAGATTCCTTGTCGCATCAACCACTCCAGGTGTGAGTGGTGGCAGCAATGGGCATGGGCATAGTGTAGATGGTCTCACGATACCGCCACACACGCACAGTGGAAATACGAGCAACAGCTGCTCCGATGTTCGGTGGGTCGATGACAACAGCGGCGGATCCGATCACTATGTGTGCGGTGCCAACCACAGTCATGCAATTGCTACCGGGCCAGCGAGCGGCGGGACGGTCAACGGAGCAACTTCGCCCGTCGACAGCCGCCCGGAATTCATTACCATCGCGCTCTGCCGAAAGAGCTAGGCTCGGGTCTTCGCGCAGGAGATTTCAGTTGGTGTTGGCAAGTTGATACAAGACGAGGATTCGTTGCTCAACCGCTTGACTTGGTCCTCAAGTGGCTGGAGACGCTGGGAGAGCCGGCGATGAAACCTGAGGCGGCGCGGCTTGCCGACGCGACCAAGGCCGTCGGCATTTGGATTCGGGTCTCGACAGAAGACCAGGCCCGGGGCGAGAGTCCCGAGCACCACGAGCGCCGAGCCCACGCCTACGCCGAGGCCAAGGGCTGGCAGGTCCGCGAGGTCTACCACCTCGAAGCGGTGAGCGGGAAGTCGGTCCTCGGGCACCCGGAGGCCGAACGGATGCTCAAAGACGTCCGGGAAGGCCGGA
The sequence above is drawn from the Patescibacteria group bacterium genome and encodes:
- a CDS encoding ImmA/IrrE family metallo-endopeptidase, with amino-acid sequence MHAATDGATERFAEFCRTSLAVSRFLKRLGCTVVNKRILSEELIGGHIARYPNIGLFDNQPLPKGLLAAVVKWNHLINGKQRSLFAILVRPLADRVIRRFCIAHELGHIFLHGKLMRPGMLVAKPAESWFLESNDTRRLLEIEANVFALLCLAPTRLITALEEVQGRPPTAVALQSALSCVYHWYVDRTLAQERLLLHEIMSGNPLEAMRQGLRMRRIFEERILPHGSWTLDGPEVMQRKQEAREFQVCQAESGQQHLNGGERRKLRDILLAEGVLVEKGEISAPQGEDDVSALAAGPRPPR
- a CDS encoding DNRLRE domain-containing protein; protein product: MSSRVRFVVTLAGALWLVSADRLASATEGVLTRDAYTSSVFSTTNNGAATTCRVSSSERCWLRFFLPPVLPAGTTGADVAKATIKVWANTVSTGGSFDVFRVVGEWNQGTITHANAPLLASSPVESNVSVTGRGYTIIDATQLVQGWIDGTSPNEGVALIRSPGSTLNVQFDSRENTTTSHEARLDITLDMSFGVPAGAILLSDGVCPTGFSAVTGYEGRFLVASTTPGVSGGSNGHGHSVDGLTIPPHTHSGNTSNSCSDVRWVDDNSGGSDHYVCGANHSHAIATGPASGGTVNGATSPVDSRPEFITIALCRKS
- a CDS encoding helix-turn-helix transcriptional regulator, whose translation is MAHQARLPNYLRGSRKRAGLSQREVAFLLGCRSAAKVSHYERFLREPTLKNALLCEIIFDTPVRELFAGAFEQVEKDARRRAHLLRLRLKKRRDDPRLDRKLAAFTIITRRPPDDLDYRLEPLP